In Hermetia illucens chromosome 1, iHerIll2.2.curated.20191125, whole genome shotgun sequence, one genomic interval encodes:
- the LOC119646628 gene encoding cytochrome P450 6A1-like produces MDNLVIFLSFVVGLFSLVLISFKRRYAYWKDRGAAYLEPTIPFGNLPMRQVHFKDTTGPIYEQRKPAAPFMGAYFFRTPVAIATDLDFIQNVLVKDFSNFHARGMYVNEKDDPLSAHMFSLDGEKWKSLRAKLSPTFTSGKMKFMFPTVVDVADRLNSTLSEILKTEPELELRDLLSRFTTDVIGTCAFGVECSSLQNPNSEFRNYGSKIFDQPLYGALMQLLIIQYPNLAKKLHVRVFQKDVADFFMGLVRETIDYREKNEVRRNDFMDLLIQLKNGEALDEHSQKLGQVTFEEIVAQAFLFFIAGFETSSTTMLFSLYELALHPDIQEKARQEIETVLSKYEGKLTYEAVKDMVYVDQIISESLRKYPPAVNLARQAVRDYLVPGTKTIIEKGTAVFIPVFSVHRDPEIFSNPDVFDPDRFTPDQIKARHPMSFLAFGEGPRNCVGLRFGRMQSRIGLITLLKNYRFNPCAKTSIPMVFKDENPSLSPKFGMYLKIEKL; encoded by the exons ATGGATAACCTAGTGATATTTTTGTCTTTCGTGGTCGGTTTGTTTTCTCTCGTATTGATTTCATTTAAGAGGCGATATGCTTATTGGAAGGATCGTGGGGCAGCATATCTAGAGCCCACCATACCATTTGGCAATTTACCCATGCGACAAGTACACTTCAAAGATACTACGGGCCCGATTTATGAGCAGAGGAAACCTGCAGCTCCCTTCATGGGAGCCTACTTCTTCAGAACTCCTGTCGCTATAGCAACGGATCttgattttatacaaaatgTTCTTGTTAAAGATTTTAGTAATTTTCACGCACGCGGAATGTACGTGAATGAGAAAGATGATCCCCTTTCGGCGCACATGTTTTCCTTAGATGGTGAAAAGTGGAAGTCTTTACGAGCAAAACTGTCACCGACATTCACATCCGGAAAAATGAAATTCATGTTCCCAACTGTAGTGGATGTGGCAGATCGACTCAACTCCACATTATCGGAAATATTGAAAACAGAGCCAGAATTGGAGCTGCGAGATTTATTATCCAGATTTACGACAGATGTTATAGGAACTTGTGCTTTTGGAGTTGAGTGCAGTAGCTTGCAAAATCCAAATTCGGAATTCCGTAATTACGgttccaaaatatttgaccAACCACTTTATGGAGCACTGATGCAATTGCTCATAATACAATATCCAAACCTCGCCAAGAAGCTACATGTTAGGGTTTTTCAGAAAGATGTTGCTGACTTTTTTATGGGATTGGTGCGTGAAACTATCGATTACCGGGAGAAAAATGAAGTGAGACGAAATGATTTTATGGACCTccttattcagttaaaaaatggCGAAGCTTTAGATgaacattctcagaaattaggGCAAGTAACTTTTGAAGAGATTGTGGCACAAgcgtttttgtttttcatcgcCGGTTTCGAAACATCATCAACCACCATGTTATTCAGCTTGTACGAGCTTGCACTGCATCCAGATATTCAAGAAAAAGCACGTCAAGAAATCGAAACTGTTCTTAGTAAATATGAAGGGAAACTTACTTATGAGGCAGTGAAAGACATGGTGTATGTGGATCAAATTATCAGCG aatcTCTACGAAAATATCCACCAGCTGTCAATCTGGCGCGTCAAGCAGTTCGAGATTATCTTGTACCTGGGACGAAAACAATTATTGAAAAGGGCACAGCAGTTTTCATTCCAGTCTTTAGTGTCCATCGTGACCCGGAGATCTTCTCTAATCCAGACGTCTTCGATCCGGATCGATTTACaccagaccagataaaagccCGCCATCCAATGTCATTTTTGGCATTTGGTGAAGGCCCACGTAATTGTGTAGGACTTCGATTTGGACGAATGCAATCGAGAATCGGGTTAATAacacttttgaaaaattatcgaTTCAACCCATGCGCAAAAACCTCGATTCCTATGGTTTTTAAAGATGAAAATCCGTCTTTATCACCAAAGTTTGGAAtgtatttgaaaattgaaaaattataa